Genomic DNA from Dysidea avara chromosome 10, odDysAvar1.4, whole genome shotgun sequence:
CAAGTAAAGGAAATACTAAAACAGTATAAAAGAGACGCATTCAGTCGTATTTTCTATCAAGTTTGCAGCGTTGACTCATTATCTACTAGTAAACAGCTATATATCGTTTCCAAAGAGAAGTCAATATGGCAGGTGACCTTTTAAACAAGGGTTTAAAGACTTATGCGGCAACCTTCGCTGCTACGTTTGAAGTTCCAGTGATCGGCAGCTTAGTTAGTACACTGGTGTCTCTCTTTTGGCCTGAATCTGGAGAGGATGTTTGGGATGATATCAAAAAGAAAGTGAAGCAAGAAATAAAACATGCTTTGGATGAGTATGCCATGAAGGAGTTAAAGGATCTGCTCAATGGCACAAAAATTAATATGAAAGAGTACAGTGGAATTGATAATCCCAATGGAGACGAGAAGAAAACCCGGTGCAGCGCTATTGATGTGATGCTAAATCAGTTACAGCCAAAGTTTATGAAAGAGGACATCAATGTTTTAGCGTATTTGCCTGAATATGCTGCAATGCACCTCGCTATTAATATTGATTtatacagattttacaaaacctcTGAAAACCAAAGAGATGTTCAAAAGCTATATGACAAATACAGCAAACTATTACACAAGCTTGTCTCCATGGCTGTTGAAGCTCGATTAAGTGAAATTGACACAGAGCCAACTTTTAATACTGACGACTATGGCTGCAAATCAGAAGTACATTCAGATGATGACTTTTCAGTAGTAACTAAAGTAACACAGTGCGCTGAAGCCCGCGATCATCACACAGGTAAAACCATAAAGCTTGCAGCATTTGAATATCACACTAGGTGGGCAACCGCCATGTTTTATTCCCATAAACATAAAGTTGCAATACCTGGAGGACGTGAAAAAGTTGGCAAATGTTGGCAGCATACAGGAAAAGTGTGCGACAGCAATCTACACAATACTGGGAGGAAAATGCTATTAAACCAATTGCTTCAATGAAACATTTCATACCTTCTGATGACCATAATCCATACAACACAGAAGGTGCCAACAATCACCCGACATCTACCCCACCTGCTACTGATCATAACCCAGGAGGTGCCAACAATTACCCGACATCTACCCCACCTGCTACTGATCATAACCCAGGAGGTGCCAACAATTACCCGACTAATCATGTGCATTAGTTTTTTCCCAGAGGAGTTCAAGATGAATTTCCAAAGTACCAGTAGCCTAGAACTGTTAACTACTTAGTCACGTCTTTTTAGCTATGTACTTAGGACTTTTGTTAATTGCTGCATATTTATATTAAGTCAGTCAggaataatgcacctatcaatattatcccccacctccccaCTCCCGGGCGTAGTGTGGAAAtgggggtggggatttgactttttcaaaaatcaaattctccaccctgACGGcacaactagtggtcaaatccccGCATAGTATGGCTGGAATACACTTTAGGAAACATGTTAATTCTTATGTAGATCGCgatttaaaaatcgccaaaaactGATTTCGAACgatcaaatgccccactagtggggcagaaTCTGAATTTGAGATCAAATCGCGCTAtgcaaaatcccccactaatcccctagtaagcggggaggggggtagtggggattaacattgataggtgcataactatCGACTGTCGGCTCAATCATCAGTGCTAGGCAGATATAGTGCTAGGTAGTTCTATACCACTGCGGCGCTGCAGGCCACAGCGCAATGAGAGCCATAGACTGATCAGTAGAGCAACGTCTACAACAACCTATATAAACAAAGCCTATCATATTGGTGCAGCGTCATCCCAAGCGTATGTAGCTAGTCAGTCTAGCCCGAACCTCAGTGGACTCTTATAATTAACTTAGACGGACTGCTGTATAAGCCAGGTGTACAATCGGCGTATTATAGACCCACATTGAGTTATGCATACCTCAATGCGGCTGCATACTATCCTCTATTCGCTATATACGTTTCTCCTCTGCCGGCCTCTCGTAAATGACCCTGCTTTGTCCCATCCAATTAATCAATGACGTTTCTGTAATATTTTTGTTATTTCACGTGAGTCAATTGGAATAAAGTGACATCAACAATTATCTTGAGAAAGGAAAACAGTAAAAATCCCTCAACCAAATCAAGAAAGAGAGTCAATCAGTTTTGTCTTAGACCACTCCTCTTCATGATCTGCATCTGAGTGAGCTGCAGAGCTAATGAGCttgatgacatcactatactcaGTGTCCTTGCCTTCTAGGGATAGAACTTGGAAATTGTCGAGCACAATGACCATGTTGCTGCATCGATATCTGTGTAAACAGTAACATTAATGTTCATGCTTTACATTTTATGCGTACATACCAATGCCATTGTTAAAGGGTGGGTAGATGTACCACTGGTTTGAACTTGTGGTATTAATTGACGACACTGACCCAGGAGACTGTTTGTCAGATATAAAAAGACATTCTTTTAGTACACTCTGCTTACTTTGGTATCTCTCAAAACTGTTGGAGTGttctacatacacacatgtgacTAGCAAGGCACCCTGTATGTATACCACCCTGTCAGTGTGATCATCGGCACTCGTCTGTAGTACTACTCGTCTGCAAACTTTAGTCTAGAAGTACAAGGTAAAAGTTGCACAAATAACTAACATGGCTTACTGGAGTATGTTACTAAGTAGCTGTTCACGTCCTCAGCTATTAAAAGAATATGTATCCAATCTTGCACTatcatttttcttttttttcccggggtaaccagcaccccttgccaccacccctagcactagatgttgaagtgctagacaaaaattggactgagaataaagggagcaatttaaataattagggGGAAGGCACCCGACCCTCTGATAGTACAAGGTCAAGTGCCCTATGGCTGATGGGACAACCACTGTGGGAGCGTGCCCCCCTAAGGCACGCAATCGCTGAGCGGAGCAACGAGAAGCTGATGCGACAACGTAGCCAAGACATCGCGCTGCTGTAGGGAACTTCTCTCTTCAGGGACAGTAAGTAGGCTAAACGTTTGTAAAAGATGCTGGTACATCCACTGATTCCACCAAACGTTGAAAAGACTAATGGGGTAAATGAACCCATCTCAACCTCCCTAATCCTCTGCTCATATTTCCTACGTTTCTCCTTTTCAAATCTCCGATACAATGAAGCCACTGGTGTAGCACGGTATGACGAAGCAGTTGGATTAAACAccttaacatcaaagaaagcccgTTGGTGGTGACCACCCCAGAACCCAACAGCTGAAACATCCAATCGTGCTCCATCCTCACGATTTGCAGTAGCGTATGTGAGTGTTTCACCAGAGAGAGACTGTAAAGGGGGCTCAACACACACATCAGTACAGACTTCTGACAGGATGGCAGCAGTAAAATCCCTAAGTTCGTTGTGCCAAAGGGTGGGGTAGCCACCTGTAGGGCAGTTCATGGAGTGGTCCACAGAGAATCCTTGACCACAAACACACTGGGTTGGCAATCCAGATGGGAGCCACCCATAGCGTAAGCAGAGAGCATCACGGAAGGCACCCTTATGCAGAGCAAAACCATGCTCCTCTACAGGCAAAGCGGAAAGCCAAGAGGAGGCCCCTTTCTCGCTAGACAGTGCCACAATCCTCTGCAGACCAACTGGTAATGATCGACACAAAGTGGCAGCGACCTCATCATACGCTCGATGCTTCATTCGTACAACTTCACACTTAGCCGAGCGTTGGGCCTCCAAGGTGTCAATGCTAAATGTTAGCTCCtgctgaacaatcaaagcaacAAGCGCAGAGGTAATCTTCACAGAAGAATCAAACTCAGCATCAGAATGAGATTTGGGATCACAGATACCAAGACCACCCAGTCTAACAGGTAAGGAAAAAAGAGCCCTCTCCACATCACTAATAGATCTCCCAGTCAGTGCGGGCAAAAGTTGAAGAGAGATGATGTCTTCCAGTGGTCCGAGAAGGGAGGAGATTGCTGGGATGGTACGCACAAAATAGGTCCACTTGCTACACAAGCCATGCGTAAATGCAGCATACGCAGCATGAGGGTGAGTTTTTGCAATATTAACCAGCCGGCGAACACAACGGGACCATGACTCGACTTTCTCAGTAATGTATGCCTCAGTAAAGGCGCGGGAACCAAGAGCAGCTCTAAGATGACGTTTGCCCTCTACAGTGATGCTCACTCCCGTGCCAGCAAACTGTTGTTTGGCTTCATCTAAACGTTCTGGTTTAACAATCAACCATGTCTTCGCAGCATTAGGAAAATACCCATACATGAAGCCAAGGTCCTTGAGCTTACACCACCAGTCATGCAGGCCCCGCAGAGTTCCCCCAGCCGTCGCATCATCGGCAAACCAGACTTGTGCCACATGGGGATCCTGCAGTGAGGCAATTAATGGTGTAACGCTGATGGAGTACATAGCCATGGCTAAAGGATCGCCTTGTGTGGTTCCCTCAGAAGAAAGTATATGGCAACCATCAATGAACAGGGGATGTCTTTCCGGTAAGTGTTAATGAGAATGTTGGCAAGAGGAGGGCACAATGACTGCATATTATGGAGTGACACCTGACGATTAAGACAATTGAATGCATTTGAAGCATCCACTAACAATACCCCTTTTGTTGATGGATCAGAATAGATGGATCTCATGGTATGGACAGCCGCCTCACAGCCCGCATCCTGCCCCGCACACAGCTGAAGTGACCCAGCTGCCTCCAAAATGTCCAGCTTAATGATCAGCAAAACAGCCTTGGCAATGATCCGTCTCACCACTTCGCCTATTCCAATAGGACGTACTCCGGGGCATTTGTTGAGGGCAATGAGACGACATGCCACCAAAGCATCGATACCACCAGTATCAACACAGGAGATGCACAAACGGCGAGCAACCAGTGCCAGAGAGTTACACAGATCATCAGATGCCCGCTGGAATGAGGTACAAAGGTGTCTCCATCCATAGGCATCCAGTCCAGATGGGCCTGCAGAACCCTGAGTTCGAAGGGCAGCACGACGAATCACAGTCCCATCCAGGGCATCAAAAATCACTGGATGAAATTTTTCATCATTATTTTGACAATGGCTTGAGGATATCAGGGTGAGCAGGCTAACACTGAGGATGTTTCTTCAAAAGTTCATTATAAACGGTCCAAGAAGGAGAGTCTGGATCCAGAGGTGTATCTAGTTTCATCGGAGCGCCGGAACGCTCGGTGGAATCAATGAGATCGATAGCAGCCTTCACATTGCCACGCAACATGTGGTTAACGGCACAAATGTTCAGTGTTATCTGTAGAGTTCTTAGATTGTGCACAAAGACGTTGCTGTATAACTGTTCCTTCATTCAGCAACTCAGCAATCTGGCCTTGCTTCCACAAATCAAGACGACGTTCCAAACAAGCAATAAAATCCTTTGACTTAGCAGATCGATGTGGTTTCTGCAGTAAAAGAGCACACATTACCATAGCAGCCTTAATAGCAATACACTCAAGAGAACTACCCTCCCCATATGCAGCATATAATCTGGCCAATTCCTGAACAAAGGCTTTGCCAACCCTCCCAAATGGGACCACAAACAGGTTACAGCGCCAGTGCACTAATATATTGTATGCGGATGAAATCTCCTGCACAAAAACCTCACCTTCAACTTCATTCCACTCAAAGGAGGGGGAGGACATACTTAAAAACTGAGGCAGCTGGGCCACCACGGAGGGGACAGGCTCCACTCCCTCCTCTGCTACCTCAGAGGTGGCAGAAAAGAACGGCAAACAAATTGGACAGATATATTGCTCTCCATTTCGCACTATTCGCCTCCCTTGAGCCTTGGTAATCCCTATACAGTCTCCATGGTACCAAATCTTACAAGCCTCACTACGAATATCACACGAAATCATAAAACGATTGTTCTCTGGTTGTTGGCAAGAACACCACAGCTTGTCTGGAGCGTTGTTCACCTCCGCAGCAGCAGCCACAGCAGCTTTACGTCGTGACGAGCGACGCATTTCCAATCAATGCCTCCTACAACCCTGCAGAAAAGCGACAAACGAGAAACCACGCGACAACAAAGCATTGGCCAACCTTTCGTAACACCGTGCGTCGGTGAAGGCAGTCGAACAGCGTGCCTAGTAGCTCGCAGGACGCGGCAAGACAGGAGGCACTGAAGAGCCAATCACTCGAAATCACGTGAGAATCTTGCACTATCATTATAACGCCATACTAACTGTATGGGCTTGCAAAAGGCTCAACACACATCCAATGCTTTGAAATACCATAGATCGGGAAATGTTCGACAATAAGAATATTTCGTGGTTGCCTAAACCAACGAAAATAAATTACACGAAATATTTACGCTTGTGAATATTTTCTACTTAagaaaaattgcttggcagcgGATAGTGCACCTGGCCATGCACATAACAACAGCAATTCAGTTCCCACCATCACGGAGCAATTGTATCGAAGGGTGTTATGTATCTTGTCATTTATTTCTGGCGCACGAGACAGGTCACTGGCAGGTTAATTTAGCAGCGCGGAGCTGTATGGCAGTATGCGCTTCTAAAATTAGCTAGATAATCCAGCTTTGAGAGATGCAGTAAAGTATTCAACTTCTAAGCAAACTCCGAAAACGGCCGGTGTGCTGACCGTCGAGGTAAGTCTACATGTTTAATTATTTGTTGTGTAGAAAAATTCGCTAGTAAAATATTTTCGTGGTTTAGGTCGTCCACGAAAATAAAACACATCGAAAATATTTTACAACTAATTTATCTCGAACGAAAATTTCCCGATCTACGGTAACACATGATACAATATGAAGTTTCCTTAAACTTCTGCTTTGCTTGCCAAATGGCTTACACTCCTTTTTCTGTGTCATTACTGATCTAATATCTCGAGCCTTATGCTTttttcatcaaatttggtaaTTAGAATGTATTAGATGTCTTTGGCAAATTGTTGACGCAGCCACATATTAGACCAGAGCAAATACTATTACAGAGGAACGTCTCTATTACGGAcaatttgggacccagaatttttatATAGAAGTTTTCCTCTGTCAGAggaccagacctgttgggaccaaaatatttgtccttattatggaggctTTTAAtgttgtgtccttaatttggagagttcgttaagagaggttccactgtatttctaGTGCAACTAAACCTTATGCACAATTTAAGAACACAAATAATATTGTATTTTGTTGGAAATCTAtgtagatacacacacacaagaaaatATGTGACCGTATCAGCAAAAACCATACCTGTTCGCACcagcatgcatattgagaaatTACCCATGTTACAAAGACAAATACGCCATTTTTCATTGGCATAATTTTCATCGGGATATTATTttgagaaggaagactcaagtCAATTAAAAGTATATTATACCTTCTTATTTGCCTGCACATGGAGTGTTCAAAAATATTTTGTTCCACTTTTGCAGCCCCAACTGTATGCATGTCACATGCATTTGCTTATGATGTGGTGAACATTAGCAAGATTGTCATTTCTTCACTAGAATGATTTCCTATAATCCACGGTGAAAATATATTTTAGGCCGACTTGCAGTGTTGTaaactaatacaaatgggaggTACGACTGTGAATGTAAATACCTAAGTGAAACCTGTATATTAACGACACCTTGGACCAAcaaaaagtgtcctgattatcaaggtgttctggttttccaggtcagtttacatgcaaAGGTACCATTTACTAGGGGTCCAAGCATCCTCATTTTAGTTTGCTTCAAGACTTCCCACTATTTTagtggcagatttaggggggtttcaaggtttccacggaacCCCCTTTGAAAATATGTGTGCACCGCATTTAATTAACGAGTGGATGGGTGGGAGATATGTTACTAGTGGTGGATCCTGAGAAGGAGTTGTTGAGTGGTGATAGGTCGATTTTCAGCCTCAGAATACCTCTTGAAATTGCTGAGACCttctttttttggtctcagtTTTATAAGTGTGGAGACATCTGTATAAAATggaaacccctctgaaaatttctagatccaccactgtgtTTAGTACTATCATTCCAACCTATCATACTGCAGAAGGTAGAAACTTTGGCGATCAATTCCTTGGATAGTGCCGAGAAATAAATTTCTGTAGGAAGTTGTGAGGTTTTTGCTCAGACAGAACACATAACTCACTGGTATGTATGAAGAATAGGCTTTTCTTTCATGTCTTTCCTAAAGTCAGTTAACAGTATACACAAAACAGTGTAACTAACTCACGTTAGCAGTACACATTGCAGAGATGCTGAAGGTATTGCCGATCAACAGGACTGTGATCCTCCTTACATTGGTATCTAACTGGTGTTGAATTTCTCTATAATATATATCAAGAGATTGATGTCTATGAGCACAGGTTGAAAAGTCGACGTACTCTAATAATAgaatgttcaactactctaatagagcagtcaaacagtGACGTCATCAACTTACTGTAGGAGTGCACTCATGTGATTGCCTAATATCGTGGTCGCACTTTTAGCATGAATATTAAAATAATCTTGAGCTACAGCAGCATGCAATGGCTAACAATGAGAATCAGTAGATTATTTGTGACATAATACATAAGAAGGCCCTCCAAGCAGTAATACAACAGTCTATGGCAATTTAGAAATATTCTAGTCCTAAAGCTGCTTATCAAGCAATCAGTTACTCTCAATAGATCTTTTTGGCATGTGATTGTGTAGATTGGAACATTTACTTTGCctttgtagtttgtgtgtgtgttgtactatagcttattttatttttgtagctTCCTACATCTCTATTGTTGCATGTGTCCGAGGTGTTGTACTTATCTGTTTTGAACATGTTTACTTTCTctcatacagtataattatctaCACCACTAGTACAATCAATCTAATAACATGTGCACGTACACATGCACCaaatacacacagacacactgcTCCTGATTAATTCAATATGGAACAATAAAAACATAGTTTAAAATCATGGCTAAATAGACATATATTTGACTATACACAATAAAAAAAATCAAGTTTAGTTTGTTCATTTCAAATGGCTACCTGCAACAAAAGCAAAATATGTGTAGTGACGTAGAGGCTTATGCGAGACAGTGACACACTCATCACAATACACATCGagacacactacacaggtagactcacacactacactacacaggtagtagacacacactacactacacaggtagtcacatacaacactacacaggtagactcacacactacactgcacaggtagtagacacacactacactacacaaatagactcacacactacactacacaggtagactcacacactacacaggtagtagacacacactacactacacaggtagtagacacacactacactacacaggtagactcacacactacactacacaggtagtagacacacactacactacacaggtagactcacacactacacaggtagtagacacacactacactacacaggtagtagacacacactacactacacaggtagactcacacactacactacacaggtagtagacacacactacactacacaggtagactcacacactacactacacaggtagtagacacacactacactacacaggtagactcacacactacactacacaggtagtagacacacactacactacacaggtagtcacatacaacactacacaggtagactcacacactacactacacaggtagtagacacacactacactacactacacaggtagtcaca
This window encodes:
- the LOC136269257 gene encoding uncharacterized protein, producing the protein MAMYSISVTPLIASLQDPHVAQVWFADDATAGGTLRGLHDWWCKLKDLGFMYGYFPNAAKTWLIVKPERLDEAKQQFAGTGVSITVEGKRHLRAALGSRAFTEAYITEKVESWSRCVRRLVNIAKTHPHAAYAAFTHGLCSKWTYFVRTIPAISSLLGPLEDIISLQLLPALTGRSISDVERALFSLPVRLGGLGICDPKSHSDAEFDSSVKITSALVALIVQQELTFSIDTLEAQRSAKCEVVRMKHRAYDEVAATLCRSLPVGLQRIVALSSEKGASSWLSALPVEEHGFALHKGAFRDALCLRYGWLPSGLPTQCVCGQGFSVDHSMNCPTGGYPTLWHNELRDFTAAILSEVCTDVCVEPPLQSLSGETLTYATANREDGARLDVSAVGFWGGHHQRAFFDVKVFNPTASSYRATPVASLYRRFEKEKRRKYEQRIREVEMGSFTPLVFSTFGGISGCTSIFYKRLAYLLSLKREVPYSSAMSWLRCRISFSLLRSAIACLRGARSHSGCPISHRALDLVLSEGRVPSP